One genomic window of Leptospira saintgironsiae includes the following:
- a CDS encoding OsmC family protein, producing MANTVFESKASWAGGLKLNLQSRNHKWVVDEPEILGGTDQGPNPVELVLGGLASCVGVLVSLYAPAHKVELKDFHVFVEGDLDLDGFQELAPVRPGFSQIRYRVDIQTDSPKENVDSLLAHIERICPVKDTLSGVGVLYQKSGSSVAA from the coding sequence ATGGCAAATACTGTATTCGAAAGTAAGGCTTCTTGGGCGGGAGGATTAAAATTAAACCTACAATCCAGGAATCATAAATGGGTGGTGGACGAACCTGAAATTTTAGGCGGGACTGACCAAGGACCGAATCCAGTTGAACTCGTGTTAGGTGGACTAGCAAGTTGTGTGGGAGTTTTGGTTTCTCTTTATGCTCCTGCTCATAAGGTAGAGTTGAAGGATTTCCATGTATTCGTGGAAGGAGATCTGGATTTGGATGGGTTCCAAGAACTTGCACCTGTTCGCCCTGGATTTTCGCAGATCCGTTATAGGGTAGATATTCAAACAGATTCTCCTAAAGAAAATGTGGATTCTCTACTTGCTCATATAGAGAGGATTTGCCCTGTGAAGGATACGTTATCCGGAGTAGGAGTATTATACCAAAAATCTGGATCTTCTGTTGCAGCTTGA
- a CDS encoding YdeI/OmpD-associated family protein, translating to MNPKVDFFFNKAKQWKEEYEALRKIALASGLTEELKWGQPCYTSQENNIVLIHGFKEYCAFLFFKGALLKDPKGILIQQTKNVQSARQIRFTNLKEIDKLKTSLKSYIKNAIEVEKSGQKVNFKKTKEFDMPEEFLSKLEESPNLKSAFDSLTPGRQRGYLLHFSSAKQSKTREARIEKYIPHILKGKGLDD from the coding sequence ATGAATCCTAAGGTTGATTTCTTTTTTAATAAGGCCAAACAATGGAAGGAAGAATATGAGGCGTTGCGTAAGATCGCTTTAGCTTCCGGACTTACCGAAGAATTAAAATGGGGTCAGCCTTGTTATACATCTCAAGAAAATAATATAGTTTTGATACATGGATTTAAAGAATATTGTGCGTTTTTGTTTTTCAAAGGCGCTTTATTAAAAGACCCAAAAGGAATTCTAATCCAACAAACTAAAAATGTGCAGTCCGCTCGCCAAATTCGATTTACTAATCTTAAAGAAATCGATAAGCTTAAAACCTCTTTGAAATCTTATATCAAAAATGCGATAGAAGTAGAAAAGTCCGGACAAAAAGTAAATTTTAAAAAGACCAAAGAGTTTGATATGCCTGAGGAATTCTTAAGTAAGCTTGAGGAATCTCCCAACTTAAAATCTGCTTTCGACTCATTAACTCCTGGTAGACAAAGAGGTTACCTTCTTCATTTTTCTTCTGCAAAACAATCTAAGACCAGAGAGGCGAGAATAGAAAAGTATATCCCGCATATTCTGAAAGGCAAAGGATTAGATGATTAA
- a CDS encoding DUF1801 domain-containing protein yields the protein MIKKKAVAKKKPTKPAVKKKSPKKKQPVLLSGGNPQIAKGYGDGPVQEYISAMPGWKKDIGRKLDEIITRTVPYVYKAVKWNSPLYGIEGDGWFLGIHVFNKYVKIAFFRGSHLKPLPPGESKQKEVRYLDIKENDKIDEAQLSSWIKQASDLPGEKM from the coding sequence ATGATTAAGAAGAAGGCTGTAGCAAAGAAGAAACCCACAAAACCTGCGGTTAAAAAGAAGAGTCCTAAGAAAAAGCAGCCGGTCTTACTTTCGGGTGGGAATCCCCAAATCGCAAAAGGTTATGGAGACGGCCCGGTCCAGGAATATATCTCCGCAATGCCTGGTTGGAAAAAGGATATTGGTCGTAAACTCGACGAAATCATAACCCGCACAGTTCCTTATGTATATAAAGCGGTAAAATGGAATTCTCCTTTATACGGAATTGAAGGGGATGGTTGGTTTCTAGGAATTCATGTTTTTAATAAATACGTTAAGATTGCTTTCTTTAGAGGAAGCCATTTGAAACCACTTCCTCCTGGTGAATCCAAACAAAAGGAAGTCCGTTACCTCGACATCAAAGAGAATGATAAGATAGATGAGGCTCAACTTTCTTCTTGGATCAAGCAAGCGAGCGACCTGCCCGGCGAAAAAATGTAA
- a CDS encoding SRPBCC domain-containing protein: protein MERKTKIDAEDGKQELLITREFDLPVDLVFKAHIEPEIVEEWMGTKVLKLEANKHGSWQYVTTDPLGNKHGFNGVIHEFVQDQKIIRTFEMENSPFPPQLEFLEFESLGEEKSKLTMHIIFKSVSLRDQLLKMPFAQGINMAHNRLQEIVIKLK from the coding sequence ATGGAAAGAAAAACCAAAATTGATGCAGAAGACGGCAAACAAGAATTGCTGATCACAAGAGAATTTGATCTTCCTGTGGATCTAGTTTTTAAGGCACATATTGAACCAGAAATTGTAGAAGAATGGATGGGAACAAAAGTTCTGAAATTAGAAGCAAATAAGCATGGAAGCTGGCAATATGTAACCACGGATCCTCTTGGAAACAAACACGGATTTAATGGTGTTATACATGAATTTGTTCAGGACCAAAAGATTATCCGTACTTTTGAGATGGAAAATTCTCCATTTCCACCCCAACTTGAATTTTTAGAATTCGAATCTTTAGGAGAAGAGAAAAGCAAACTTACAATGCATATCATATTTAAGTCTGTCTCACTCAGAGACCAATTATTAAAAATGCCTTTCGCACAAGGTATCAATATGGCTCATAACAGATTACAAGAAATCGTAATTAAATTAAAATAG
- a CDS encoding DoxX family protein, which yields MRNKIIYWIATAWLSLGMVSTGIVQTIQMKEEADMFAHLGYPAYLMIILGVWKLLGVIAVLVPKYPLVKEWAYAGFFFTMSGAVFSHFAAGDGAKEYFGPALLLVLTVVSWYFRPADRKLQG from the coding sequence ATGAGAAATAAGATTATATATTGGATCGCTACTGCATGGCTTTCCTTAGGGATGGTGTCGACTGGGATCGTTCAGACGATACAAATGAAAGAAGAAGCTGATATGTTTGCACATTTAGGTTATCCTGCATATTTGATGATCATATTAGGCGTTTGGAAATTATTAGGAGTGATCGCTGTTCTTGTTCCTAAATATCCTTTAGTAAAGGAATGGGCATACGCAGGATTTTTCTTTACAATGTCTGGAGCGGTGTTTTCTCATTTTGCAGCTGGAGACGGAGCGAAAGAATATTTCGGACCCGCATTATTACTGGTGCTTACAGTAGTGTCTTGGTATTTCAGACCGGCTGACAGAAAATTACAAGGGTGA
- the mutL gene encoding DNA mismatch repair endonuclease MutL — MGRIQELSPELINQIAAGEVIESAHSVLKEMMENSVDAGADTIEVESRDGGLTSLLLSDNGSGIEEEDIPLAIQRHATSKIRTLKDLELVSSYGFRGEALASIASVSKLTIETGTGQPTAWKVRSEKGQILSKESIPGFQGTKILVEDLFYNTPVRRKFLKSVRSEDKKIRDKVTIQALAREDIRFRFVQDHKEIYRLPPKNKRERIIDLFGENFRDHLLEVQLERKGWKATGYISDPDFYKSNRTGQFIFVNGRPVEIKYSSHLLKKCYDELLPPNAHPYCFLFFEVDPESIDVNVHPAKKEIRFLDEEGFNTFFLQLIQKELRSSTPVSFLELKNRLLRPEPKKMESTLYSFSGSSSSGTEQHLLGGALYEEVKHSPSFLVEAVGPGSRLDDLTDMPIKHSEFIPKKHFGLLFETFILAEGEDGFYIIDQHTAHERIRYEEVLRKLKKKNYGIQPLLTPVRIPVSKQEAEDIKDRLGEYQEVGLKLDSLGEDTMVLREVPGYFLPGHEKEIVLDFLNRTGGKEVPEPELYDLMAKCVACRSAVKKGDQLSDHLIAEMLNRLSYCENPSRCPHGRPTLVKLTREDLERMFHRR; from the coding sequence ATGGGAAGGATCCAAGAGCTCAGTCCGGAATTAATCAACCAAATCGCCGCCGGGGAAGTGATAGAATCTGCCCACTCCGTCTTGAAAGAAATGATGGAGAACTCGGTGGATGCAGGCGCGGACACGATCGAGGTCGAGTCCAGAGACGGAGGTTTGACCTCACTTCTTCTTTCCGATAACGGCTCCGGGATAGAAGAAGAAGATATCCCTCTTGCAATCCAAAGACATGCCACAAGTAAGATCCGTACATTAAAAGATCTTGAATTAGTTTCTTCTTATGGATTCAGGGGAGAAGCATTGGCATCCATCGCCTCCGTTTCCAAACTTACAATCGAAACAGGAACAGGCCAGCCCACGGCTTGGAAAGTAAGGTCAGAAAAAGGACAAATCCTTTCCAAAGAATCCATCCCAGGTTTTCAGGGAACTAAGATCCTGGTTGAGGATCTATTCTATAACACTCCAGTCAGAAGAAAATTTTTAAAATCAGTTCGTTCAGAAGATAAGAAGATCCGAGATAAAGTAACTATCCAGGCTCTCGCACGAGAAGATATCCGATTTAGATTCGTTCAGGATCATAAGGAGATATATAGACTTCCTCCTAAGAATAAAAGAGAAAGGATCATAGATCTATTCGGAGAAAATTTCAGGGACCACTTGTTGGAGGTCCAACTGGAAAGAAAAGGTTGGAAGGCGACAGGTTATATAAGTGATCCTGATTTTTATAAATCCAATCGAACCGGCCAATTCATTTTCGTGAATGGAAGGCCTGTTGAGATTAAATACTCTTCTCATCTATTGAAAAAATGTTATGATGAACTTCTTCCTCCGAACGCTCATCCATACTGTTTTTTATTTTTCGAAGTAGATCCTGAATCTATAGATGTAAACGTTCATCCTGCTAAAAAGGAGATCCGCTTCCTGGACGAAGAAGGATTTAATACATTCTTCTTGCAATTGATCCAAAAAGAACTTAGGTCCAGCACTCCAGTTAGCTTTTTAGAATTAAAAAACAGACTTTTAAGACCTGAGCCTAAAAAGATGGAATCTACATTATATTCCTTTTCTGGTTCTTCTTCCTCCGGAACAGAACAACATCTTTTGGGCGGAGCACTTTACGAAGAAGTAAAACATTCTCCTTCTTTTCTTGTAGAAGCAGTTGGTCCTGGCTCAAGGTTAGATGATCTAACTGATATGCCGATCAAACATTCAGAGTTTATTCCTAAAAAACATTTTGGATTATTATTCGAAACGTTTATTTTGGCAGAAGGAGAAGATGGTTTTTATATCATAGACCAGCACACTGCCCACGAAAGGATCCGTTACGAAGAAGTATTAAGAAAACTTAAAAAGAAAAATTACGGGATCCAACCACTTCTCACTCCAGTTCGTATTCCTGTTTCTAAACAAGAAGCAGAAGATATAAAAGATAGGCTAGGAGAATACCAAGAAGTCGGTTTAAAATTAGACTCACTCGGAGAAGATACGATGGTCCTTCGAGAAGTTCCTGGTTACTTTCTGCCTGGGCATGAAAAAGAGATCGTTCTGGATTTTTTAAATCGTACAGGTGGCAAGGAAGTTCCTGAGCCTGAGTTATACGATCTTATGGCAAAATGTGTGGCTTGCAGATCTGCTGTTAAAAAGGGAGATCAACTTTCGGATCATCTGATCGCGGAGATGCTCAATCGTTTGAGTTATTGTGAGAATCCATCCCGCTGTCCTCATGGAAGACCCACCTTGGTCAAATTAACCAGAGAAGATCTGGAAAGAATGTTTCATCGCAGGTAA
- a CDS encoding ArsR/SmtB family transcription factor, whose protein sequence is MNLRRDVFQAIADPTRRAILLLVASQAMTAGAIASNFDTARPTVSKHLQILTECELLKQEQNGREIYYQLNPNKMKEIADFIEPFRNMWDDRFNKLESVMKKYKSRK, encoded by the coding sequence ATGAATCTAAGAAGGGACGTATTCCAGGCTATAGCCGATCCTACGCGAAGGGCAATACTTTTGCTTGTGGCTTCTCAGGCAATGACTGCGGGAGCGATCGCTTCTAATTTTGATACGGCCAGGCCCACAGTTTCCAAACATTTACAAATACTCACGGAGTGTGAATTATTAAAGCAGGAGCAAAATGGTAGGGAAATTTATTACCAATTGAATCCAAACAAGATGAAAGAAATTGCCGACTTTATAGAACCATTCCGTAATATGTGGGACGATCGATTCAATAAGCTAGAGTCCGTAATGAAAAAATACAAATCAAGAAAATAG
- a CDS encoding sensor histidine kinase, translating into MGIFSKKDPFFLFAAFLFFAYCTPSPKKALLENGVIDWEKSIQQGKCFRMTGDWKFAWLGVTPDTSIPKEPEKFSTSLVPGSWTKHDWPGSDEGEFPKYGKALYRVDLVSSTPVESLHLVSYDQGTNYRILFNGKIINEVGRVGDPTEEGLELKTSYSILPAWQGTAHLDFEISNYQYRKGGLWKPPILGTAECVSRYYMDRRDLEGILCGGLFFLGLFHIFVSVFYKKDSSALILGILSITVGLRLYSTGVRLFPEHFLVGPEIYLRTEFISWFMGMPLAQHFLLEVFPMDFGKKFLKLGYIFAGIFTLITLFTGPAIYSYLVNPSYILFVFNGACSLVVLAKAVSRRMVGAYIYLTGFIFLLFFMTSEILFHAEILDSWELSGIGVGIFVLGNSLSLSNKMLSGFREREKVQEILNTNLEELVRKRTRELEFARDEAEAANKAKSEFLINVDHEVRTPMNGIMGITQMLLDSDLKPEHQEMLELLKRSGDAMMVILGSMLDASSLEKGTLYLLNKRFSLKASVYEAAMRVEDKIRRKNLDFSVTLSDNLPEIVEGDEERFKTMLLVLLENAEKFTVKGFVKLIGEKVQDTNLDYRLRFRVQDSGIGIPEDKLSSIFNPFQQVDSGVTKPFQGAGLGLALCKALAQKMDGDISVQSVPGKGSEFILEIALSKPEIQS; encoded by the coding sequence ATTAGAGAATGGTGTTATAGATTGGGAAAAATCTATCCAGCAAGGAAAATGTTTCCGAATGACTGGAGATTGGAAGTTTGCATGGTTGGGTGTTACTCCAGATACAAGTATTCCTAAAGAGCCTGAAAAATTTTCCACAAGTCTTGTCCCGGGGAGCTGGACCAAACATGATTGGCCTGGTTCTGACGAGGGAGAATTTCCTAAATACGGAAAAGCATTGTATAGAGTGGACTTGGTTTCTTCTACCCCTGTAGAAAGTTTACATTTAGTTTCCTATGACCAAGGAACAAATTATAGGATCCTATTTAACGGAAAAATAATCAATGAAGTGGGAAGGGTAGGAGATCCAACGGAAGAAGGACTCGAACTTAAAACCAGCTATTCTATTCTTCCCGCATGGCAGGGAACAGCGCATCTTGATTTTGAAATTTCAAATTATCAGTATAGAAAAGGAGGACTTTGGAAACCTCCTATCTTAGGTACTGCGGAATGTGTAAGTCGCTATTATATGGACAGAAGGGACTTAGAAGGAATACTCTGCGGAGGACTTTTCTTCTTAGGTCTATTTCATATTTTCGTATCAGTTTTCTATAAAAAAGATTCTTCTGCTTTGATACTCGGAATTCTTTCTATCACAGTGGGACTAAGATTATATTCCACTGGAGTCAGATTATTCCCTGAACATTTTTTAGTAGGACCTGAAATATATCTTAGGACTGAATTTATCTCCTGGTTTATGGGGATGCCATTGGCCCAGCATTTTTTGTTAGAAGTATTTCCTATGGACTTCGGAAAAAAATTCCTGAAATTAGGATATATTTTCGCAGGAATATTTACCCTAATCACTTTGTTTACTGGGCCAGCGATCTACTCTTATCTAGTTAATCCTTCTTATATTCTTTTTGTATTTAATGGCGCCTGCTCTTTGGTAGTTTTAGCAAAGGCAGTTTCTCGGAGAATGGTGGGAGCTTATATATATCTCACTGGTTTTATCTTTCTTCTATTCTTCATGACAAGTGAGATATTATTCCATGCTGAAATATTGGATTCTTGGGAACTGAGCGGGATCGGAGTTGGAATATTTGTACTTGGAAATTCACTTTCTTTATCTAACAAAATGTTGAGCGGATTCAGAGAAAGAGAGAAGGTCCAAGAAATTCTAAATACAAACTTAGAAGAGTTGGTTAGAAAAAGGACCAGGGAATTAGAATTTGCAAGAGACGAGGCAGAAGCAGCCAATAAAGCAAAAAGTGAATTTTTGATCAATGTGGATCATGAAGTGCGAACTCCAATGAACGGGATCATGGGGATCACTCAGATGTTGCTGGATTCAGATCTTAAACCCGAACACCAAGAAATGTTGGAGTTACTTAAAAGAAGTGGGGATGCTATGATGGTCATCCTTGGTTCCATGTTAGACGCTTCCAGTTTAGAAAAAGGTACATTATATCTTTTGAATAAACGTTTTAGCCTTAAAGCATCTGTTTATGAAGCTGCTATGAGGGTAGAAGACAAAATCCGCAGAAAGAATCTGGATTTCAGCGTAACACTTTCGGATAACCTTCCAGAAATTGTAGAAGGTGATGAAGAAAGATTTAAAACTATGCTTTTGGTCCTTTTAGAAAATGCGGAGAAGTTCACAGTAAAAGGATTTGTCAAACTTATAGGAGAAAAAGTCCAAGATACGAATCTAGACTATCGACTTAGATTTAGGGTCCAAGACTCAGGCATTGGAATTCCCGAAGATAAACTCAGTTCTATATTCAATCCATTCCAGCAGGTGGATTCTGGAGTTACTAAACCTTTCCAAGGAGCGGGGCTTGGACTCGCACTTTGTAAGGCTCTCGCCCAGAAAATGGACGGGGATATTTCAGTCCAGAGTGTGCCAGGTAAAGGTTCCGAATTCATCCTAGAAATCGCCCTATCTAAACCGGAAATCCAATCTTGA
- a CDS encoding YqaA family protein, whose product MKTESQALKNSTENVISTLIRQTLIASVILLLIVLVLARFFNERVTQVAGLFLDYTGVWGVGLSIFVADSVHVFFPPDTFLILAVAAKMPDFWVIFFASVGSLLAGGCSYSQGRFLLPKLTVFTKFIRNHEEKLEVYVKRFGFWAVVLAALTPLPYSWTSVAAGAMKMRLDLFFAAALFRIPRFILYYYLIKGGWIGI is encoded by the coding sequence TTGAAAACAGAATCCCAAGCACTTAAAAACTCTACGGAGAATGTAATCTCCACCTTGATCAGACAAACATTGATCGCAAGTGTGATCTTGTTATTGATAGTACTCGTTCTTGCAAGATTTTTCAATGAAAGAGTCACACAAGTAGCTGGCCTCTTTTTGGATTACACCGGGGTATGGGGAGTAGGACTTTCTATATTCGTTGCGGATTCAGTGCATGTATTCTTTCCTCCCGATACATTTTTGATCTTGGCAGTAGCTGCAAAGATGCCTGATTTTTGGGTAATCTTCTTTGCTTCCGTTGGGTCTTTACTTGCTGGGGGATGTTCCTACTCTCAAGGAAGATTCCTTCTTCCTAAGTTAACCGTATTTACTAAGTTCATTCGGAACCATGAAGAGAAGTTAGAAGTATACGTAAAAAGATTTGGATTCTGGGCGGTGGTGCTTGCAGCACTTACTCCATTGCCTTATTCATGGACCTCAGTGGCAGCAGGTGCAATGAAAATGAGACTTGATCTTTTTTTTGCAGCCGCACTTTTTAGGATTCCCCGTTTTATTCTTTATTACTATCTAATAAAGGGCGGATGGATCGGGATCTAA
- the hisC gene encoding histidinol-phosphate transaminase has translation MRFQPALDKIPAYEAGKPIELVVREYGISPDKVLKLASNENPYGVSPKVSEVIKGAVYKMPLYPDDSYKALKDALAKAHGVDSKNVIQGNGSDQIFDFATRSVLNPGDKILQNGKTFSMYSIYAGQCGAETVHTNSELHDLDQFLDLYKKHSPKIIFICTPCNPIGDALDQSDLYTFLQKISSDTMVVLDAAYMEFGKTRDPKKEVKAADVISKFPNVLYTNTFSKIYGLGGMRIGYGIASEEMIRAFYKLRPPFNVSQLSQLAAATALNDREFVENYLKSNLKEMIRYEEFAKKKGLSYFESYANFITIKLDSAKLDSTQTFETLLKEGIILRNLKSYGLNALRITIGRPEQNDRVLERLSELL, from the coding sequence ATGAGATTCCAGCCCGCTTTAGACAAGATCCCGGCTTACGAGGCCGGTAAACCAATTGAACTAGTCGTACGTGAATACGGAATTTCTCCTGACAAAGTTCTTAAACTTGCCTCGAATGAGAATCCATACGGTGTATCTCCCAAGGTTTCCGAGGTCATTAAAGGAGCTGTATATAAGATGCCCTTATATCCTGACGATTCTTATAAGGCGCTAAAGGATGCACTTGCAAAGGCCCACGGAGTAGATTCAAAAAATGTAATACAAGGGAACGGTAGCGATCAAATATTCGATTTTGCTACAAGATCTGTTTTGAATCCAGGAGATAAGATCCTCCAAAATGGAAAAACATTCTCCATGTATTCCATTTACGCAGGACAATGTGGCGCGGAGACAGTCCATACAAATTCAGAACTCCATGATTTGGACCAATTTCTGGATCTGTATAAAAAACATTCTCCTAAGATCATATTCATCTGCACTCCTTGTAACCCAATCGGAGATGCTTTGGATCAGTCAGATCTATATACTTTTCTCCAAAAAATTTCCTCCGATACAATGGTCGTATTGGATGCAGCTTATATGGAATTCGGAAAAACTAGAGATCCTAAAAAAGAAGTAAAAGCTGCAGATGTAATTTCAAAATTCCCAAATGTATTATATACAAATACATTCTCCAAAATTTACGGATTAGGTGGAATGAGAATTGGATACGGGATCGCTTCTGAAGAAATGATCCGGGCATTCTATAAATTAAGACCTCCATTTAATGTTTCTCAACTTTCTCAATTAGCAGCCGCAACTGCGTTAAACGATAGAGAATTTGTGGAGAATTATCTAAAATCAAACTTAAAAGAAATGATCCGCTATGAAGAGTTCGCAAAGAAGAAGGGGCTCTCCTACTTCGAATCCTATGCAAACTTTATCACGATCAAATTGGATTCTGCAAAATTAGATTCCACCCAAACCTTCGAAACATTGCTGAAGGAAGGGATTATATTAAGAAATCTGAAAAGTTACGGATTGAACGCTTTGAGAATTACGATAGGAAGACCCGAACAGAACGACCGGGTATTAGAAAGGCTTTCGGAACTTCTGTGA
- a CDS encoding replication-associated recombination protein A, which produces MGSLFERAPLPHKIRPSSFAQVIGQEKAKLQLQKYKEPVSILLYGPPGTGKSTIARILGNTWKLPFVEYNAVTTGVADIKKLLERSEKEGSILLFLDEIHRFSSSQQDSLLKGVETGGIVLIGATTENPSFRITRPLLSRCQVLRLEPLGENDLLEILSRGTESLDPKPNITKEASSLLVRYSGGDARKLLSNLEGLVLSRDSGASIEASDIETFLESRVIEYDQSGESHYDVISAFIKSVRGSDPDAALFYLAMMLEGGEDPLFIARRLIILASEDIGNASVHGLPLAVAGLHALETIGMPEGRIILGQVTTFLASCPKSNASYLGIGSALSFVKERGPSLKIPNRLRNAPTSTHKKEGAGQGYKYPHDFGGFVPFSYFPDDLSDNPPQFYKPTKNGMEGKIKEHLASIWKKISGKNYE; this is translated from the coding sequence TTGGGCAGTCTATTTGAAAGAGCACCTCTTCCTCATAAGATCAGACCTAGTTCATTTGCTCAGGTCATTGGACAGGAAAAGGCAAAGCTTCAATTACAAAAATATAAAGAACCAGTAAGCATTCTATTATACGGACCTCCTGGCACAGGAAAGTCAACGATTGCCAGGATCTTAGGTAATACCTGGAAATTACCTTTTGTAGAATACAACGCAGTCACAACAGGCGTTGCAGATATCAAAAAACTATTAGAAAGATCCGAGAAAGAAGGGAGTATTCTTCTCTTTTTGGATGAGATACATAGATTCAGTTCTTCTCAACAAGATAGTTTATTAAAGGGAGTTGAGACCGGGGGAATAGTTCTGATTGGTGCTACTACTGAAAATCCTTCCTTCAGAATTACAAGACCTCTATTATCCAGATGCCAGGTGCTTAGGCTGGAACCATTGGGTGAAAATGACCTTTTGGAAATACTTTCCAGAGGAACAGAATCTTTAGATCCAAAACCGAATATTACAAAAGAAGCAAGTTCTCTTTTGGTTCGATATTCAGGTGGAGATGCCAGAAAACTTCTCTCTAATTTAGAGGGTCTTGTTCTTTCCAGAGATTCCGGAGCTTCCATAGAGGCCTCCGATATAGAAACATTTTTAGAAAGTAGAGTAATCGAATACGATCAAAGCGGAGAAAGCCATTATGATGTGATCTCTGCATTCATCAAGTCTGTGAGAGGAAGTGATCCGGACGCAGCATTATTTTATTTGGCAATGATGTTAGAAGGGGGAGAAGATCCACTCTTCATCGCAAGGCGACTTATCATCTTGGCCTCTGAAGATATTGGAAATGCTTCTGTTCATGGTTTACCCTTAGCGGTTGCAGGACTTCATGCATTAGAAACAATCGGAATGCCGGAGGGAAGGATCATTTTAGGACAGGTCACTACATTCTTGGCTTCTTGCCCTAAGTCCAACGCGTCTTATTTAGGAATTGGTTCTGCACTTTCATTTGTAAAAGAGAGGGGCCCGAGTTTAAAAATCCCGAATCGATTGAGAAATGCTCCTACTTCTACCCATAAAAAAGAGGGAGCAGGACAGGGTTATAAGTATCCTCATGATTTTGGTGGATTTGTGCCATTCTCCTATTTCCCAGATGATCTTTCCGACAATCCGCCTCAATTTTATAAACCAACCAAAAACGGAATGGAAGGAAAGATTAAAGAACATCTGGCTTCCATTTGGAAAAAGATCTCCGGCAAAAATTACGAGTAG